The proteins below come from a single Desulfomicrobium escambiense DSM 10707 genomic window:
- a CDS encoding sterol desaturase family protein, with the protein MHHADTFFDFSTGVRFHPVEIMASMAFKLALVALLAPPPAAVFAFEVILNGAAMFNHANLFLPLTADRILRRILVTPDMHRIHHSTDGREMNRNFGFCFPWWDRLFATYQDQPARGHEAMPLGLNIFRERKFRSLHRMLAMPFTSPDVRRRP; encoded by the coding sequence ATGCACCACGCCGACACCTTCTTCGACTTCTCGACGGGGGTGCGTTTCCACCCCGTGGAAATCATGGCATCCATGGCCTTCAAGCTCGCCCTGGTGGCCCTGTTGGCCCCGCCGCCCGCGGCCGTATTTGCCTTCGAGGTCATCCTGAACGGCGCGGCCATGTTCAACCACGCCAACCTCTTCCTGCCCCTGACTGCGGACAGGATCCTGCGGCGCATCCTGGTCACCCCGGACATGCACCGCATCCACCACTCCACCGACGGCCGGGAGATGAACCGCAACTTCGGCTTCTGCTTCCCCTGGTGGGACCGCCTCTTCGCAACCTACCAGGACCAGCCCGCCAGGGGCCACGAAGCCATGCCCCTGGGCCTGAACATCTTCCGGGAGCGAAAATTCCGCTCCCTGCACAGGATGCTGGCCATGCCGTTCACGAGTCCAGACGTTCGACGCCGGCCCTGA
- a CDS encoding sterol desaturase family protein, which produces MDNGNVIRLGAFVLTAAVLAALEAVRPRRAPEAGRTIRWVGNLGLVAVSTFLVRLLFPVPPMALAATMREAGLGLFPALGLIPAAEIAVTILILDLAMYAQHRAFHAWRPLWRVH; this is translated from the coding sequence ATGGATAACGGGAATGTCATCAGGCTCGGCGCCTTCGTCCTGACCGCCGCGGTGCTGGCCGCCCTGGAGGCGGTGCGTCCGCGCAGGGCGCCCGAGGCGGGGAGAACGATCCGGTGGGTCGGCAACCTCGGGTTGGTGGCCGTGTCGACGTTCCTTGTCCGGCTCCTCTTCCCCGTACCCCCCATGGCCCTGGCGGCGACGATGCGTGAGGCGGGCCTGGGCCTCTTCCCCGCCCTAGGCCTGATCCCGGCGGCAGAAATCGCCGTGACCATACTCATCCTGGACCTGGCCATGTACGCCCAGCACCGGGCCTTCCACGCCTGGCGGCCCCTGTGGCGGGTGCACTGA
- a CDS encoding TetR/AcrR family transcriptional regulator: protein MTQVPKYLSAEERRAMTVKTVLELAAVRNPAEITTMAIAARMGLSQAAVFRHFATKDEVWQTVMDWVSAELLARVQGAAAGAAGPLAALEAVFIAHIGFAVEYPGVPRMLFAELPRTEPSPAKKALEDLLRTYGDLLAALLERGKREGEVDENLDVPVAVAMFIGSIQGLVIKSLLGGDMRHAADAASRTFELYRRAVRRLP from the coding sequence ATGACACAGGTTCCCAAATATCTTTCGGCCGAGGAGCGGCGGGCCATGACGGTCAAGACCGTGCTGGAGTTGGCCGCCGTCCGCAACCCGGCCGAGATCACGACCATGGCCATCGCCGCGCGCATGGGGTTGTCCCAGGCCGCCGTGTTTCGCCATTTCGCCACCAAGGACGAGGTCTGGCAGACGGTCATGGACTGGGTCTCCGCCGAACTGCTCGCCCGGGTCCAAGGGGCCGCCGCCGGGGCTGCGGGGCCGCTGGCCGCCCTCGAGGCCGTCTTCATCGCCCACATTGGCTTCGCGGTGGAGTATCCGGGCGTGCCGCGCATGCTTTTCGCCGAACTGCCGCGCACCGAGCCGTCGCCGGCCAAGAAGGCCCTGGAGGATCTGCTGCGCACCTACGGCGACCTGCTCGCCGCGCTGCTGGAGCGGGGCAAGCGGGAAGGGGAGGTGGACGAGAATCTCGATGTGCCCGTGGCCGTAGCCATGTTCATCGGGTCCATCCAGGGCCTGGTCATCAAGTCCCTTCTCGGCGGCGACATGCGGCACGCCGCGGACGCGGCCTCCCGGACCTTCGAACTCTACCGGCGCGCCGTGAGGAGACTGCCATGA
- a CDS encoding efflux RND transporter periplasmic adaptor subunit has product MIRATSRKTVVLTAILGLLGAAFLFVAMRSGPLAPVPVVVAEVKDMAVRPSLFGIGTVEARFTHAIGPTAAGRVRILSVHVGDRVEAGQVLGEMDPVDLDERLAAQNAALDRAAAAVRAADAQVAELRARATYARSQAGRFESLAESGAVSRDSLEARRQEFAVAESGLAAALASAESARHEHERLRSEGEGIARQRDTVRLVSPASGLVTRRLADPGTTVVAGQAVLEVIDPDSLWVNARFDQLRAAGLGAGLPARLVLRSRAGEVLPGRVLRVEPVADSVTEELLAKVVFEHLPDPLPPVGELVEVTVDLPALPPAPTIPGSSVQRDGQTLGVWLAENGEIRFAPVELGPGDLDGMVQVRSGLRSGQQVVSHSKSPLTARSSIRIVDRIEGGAK; this is encoded by the coding sequence ATGATCCGAGCCACATCCCGCAAGACCGTCGTCCTGACCGCCATCCTGGGACTCCTTGGGGCCGCCTTCCTTTTTGTCGCGATGCGTTCGGGTCCCCTGGCGCCCGTGCCCGTGGTCGTGGCCGAGGTGAAGGACATGGCCGTCAGGCCGTCGCTTTTCGGCATCGGCACCGTGGAGGCGCGCTTCACGCACGCCATCGGACCCACCGCGGCCGGCCGGGTGCGGATCCTGTCCGTGCACGTGGGCGACAGGGTCGAGGCCGGGCAGGTTCTCGGCGAGATGGATCCGGTGGACCTCGATGAGCGCCTCGCGGCCCAGAACGCAGCCCTGGACCGGGCTGCCGCGGCCGTGCGGGCCGCCGACGCCCAGGTGGCCGAACTGCGGGCCAGGGCGACCTATGCCCGGTCCCAGGCCGGCCGTTTCGAATCCCTGGCCGAGTCCGGGGCCGTCAGCCGCGATTCCCTGGAAGCCCGCCGGCAGGAATTCGCCGTGGCCGAGAGCGGCCTGGCCGCAGCCCTGGCGTCCGCCGAGTCTGCCAGGCACGAGCACGAGCGGCTGCGCTCCGAAGGCGAGGGGATTGCGCGGCAGCGGGACACGGTCCGGCTGGTCTCACCCGCGTCCGGGCTGGTCACGCGCCGCCTGGCCGATCCCGGCACGACGGTCGTGGCCGGTCAGGCCGTGCTGGAGGTCATCGACCCCGACAGTCTGTGGGTCAACGCCCGTTTCGATCAACTCCGGGCCGCCGGTCTCGGGGCCGGTCTCCCCGCCCGCCTCGTGCTGCGATCGCGGGCGGGCGAGGTCCTGCCGGGCAGGGTCCTGCGCGTGGAACCCGTGGCCGATTCCGTGACCGAGGAACTGCTGGCCAAGGTCGTTTTCGAGCACTTGCCCGACCCGTTGCCGCCCGTGGGCGAACTCGTCGAGGTCACGGTTGACCTTCCGGCTCTGCCGCCAGCCCCGACCATCCCCGGCAGCAGCGTTCAGCGTGATGGTCAGACCCTCGGCGTCTGGCTGGCGGAAAACGGCGAGATCCGCTTCGCCCCCGTGGAACTCGGCCCCGGCGACCTCGACGGCATGGTCCAGGTCCGTTCGGGCCTGCGATCCGGCCAGCAGGTCGTCTCCCACAGCAAATCCCCGCTGACGGCTCGCAGTTCCATCAGGATCGTCGACCGCATCGAAGGGGGGGCGAAATGA
- a CDS encoding ABC transporter permease gives MISLAGRDILHSWGKFVFTGMGLGLLIGVTLSMAGIYRGLVEDATMLLDNSRADLWVVQQDTLGPYAESSTIPDDVYRSILAMEGVTKASNVTYLTMQVRHDGGDVRAMVVGVVPGGPGEPGQPTFLTAGRHITRGHYEAVADVKTGFRLGQEIRIRRNVFTVVGLTRRAVSSGGDPMVFIPLKDAQEAQFLKDNDAIVRSRRRTAENPAFNRPVPGLLDAVIASQSANANVNAVLVRLAPGRPPGDVAADIRRWTRLEVYTRTQMEEILVQKLVATSARQIGMFLVILSVVSAAIVAFIIYTLTLGKIREIAVLKLIGTRNRTIAAMILQQAMGLGLIGFVVGKIAATLWAPIFPKYVLLLPGDAARGFAAVMVICALASVMAIRAALKVDPAEAIGG, from the coding sequence ATGATCAGCCTGGCCGGACGCGACATCCTGCACTCCTGGGGCAAGTTCGTGTTCACCGGCATGGGCCTCGGCCTGCTCATCGGCGTCACCCTGTCCATGGCCGGCATCTACCGAGGCCTGGTCGAGGACGCCACCATGCTCCTGGACAACAGCCGCGCCGACCTGTGGGTCGTCCAGCAGGACACCCTGGGCCCCTACGCCGAGTCCTCGACCATCCCCGACGACGTCTACCGCTCCATCCTGGCCATGGAGGGCGTGACCAAGGCCTCCAACGTGACCTACCTGACCATGCAGGTTCGCCACGACGGCGGCGACGTACGCGCCATGGTCGTCGGCGTGGTTCCCGGCGGCCCCGGCGAGCCGGGCCAGCCGACCTTCCTGACCGCCGGCCGGCACATCACCCGCGGCCACTACGAGGCCGTGGCCGATGTCAAGACGGGCTTTCGCCTCGGCCAGGAGATCCGCATCCGCCGCAACGTCTTCACCGTGGTCGGCCTGACGCGCCGCGCCGTGTCCTCAGGCGGGGACCCCATGGTCTTCATCCCGCTGAAGGACGCCCAGGAGGCCCAGTTCCTGAAGGACAACGACGCCATCGTCCGGTCGCGCCGCCGCACCGCGGAAAATCCGGCCTTCAACCGGCCCGTGCCCGGCCTTCTGGACGCCGTCATCGCCTCCCAGTCTGCCAATGCCAACGTCAACGCCGTCCTCGTGCGCCTCGCCCCGGGACGTCCGCCAGGCGACGTGGCCGCGGACATCCGGCGCTGGACCCGTCTGGAGGTCTACACCCGGACCCAGATGGAGGAGATCCTGGTCCAAAAGCTCGTGGCCACCTCGGCCCGGCAGATCGGCATGTTCCTCGTCATCCTGTCCGTGGTCAGCGCAGCCATCGTCGCCTTCATCATCTACACCCTGACCCTGGGCAAGATCCGCGAGATCGCCGTGCTGAAGCTCATCGGCACTCGCAACCGGACCATCGCCGCCATGATCCTGCAGCAGGCCATGGGCCTGGGACTCATCGGCTTCGTCGTCGGCAAGATCGCGGCCACCCTGTGGGCGCCCATCTTCCCCAAATACGTGCTCCTGCTCCCCGGCGACGCGGCGCGCGGTTTCGCCGCCGTCATGGTCATATGCGCCCTGGCCAGCGTCATGGCCATCCGCGCGGCCCTCAAGGTCGATCCGGCCGAGGCCATAGGAGGCTGA
- a CDS encoding ABC transporter ATP-binding protein — protein sequence MTTGIRIEDVRKRYGHGDTAVDALKGVDMEVAPGEVVGLIGPSGSGKTTLLKCLGAVIEPTGGRMTLGDDLIYDHGWKIPDLRALRRDKIGFIFQAPYLIPFLDVTDNVALLPMLSGLPNSQARSRARELLEALDVGHRAQAMPSQLSGGEQQRVAIARALVNRPPVILADEPTAPLDSERALAVIRILNRMAAQFETAIIVVTHDEKIIPTFRRLYQIRDGRTHEQVGDGREV from the coding sequence ATGACCACGGGCATCCGCATCGAAGACGTGCGCAAGCGCTACGGTCACGGCGACACGGCCGTGGACGCCCTCAAAGGCGTGGACATGGAGGTCGCCCCCGGCGAAGTGGTGGGACTCATCGGCCCTTCGGGCTCGGGCAAGACCACGCTCCTCAAGTGCCTTGGCGCGGTCATCGAGCCCACGGGCGGCAGGATGACCCTGGGCGACGACCTCATCTACGACCACGGCTGGAAAATTCCCGACCTGCGCGCCCTGCGCCGCGACAAGATCGGGTTCATCTTTCAGGCGCCCTATCTCATCCCCTTTCTCGACGTCACCGACAACGTGGCGCTGTTGCCCATGCTCTCGGGCCTGCCCAACTCCCAGGCCCGCTCTCGGGCCCGCGAACTCCTGGAGGCCCTGGACGTCGGACACCGCGCCCAGGCCATGCCGTCACAGCTCTCGGGCGGGGAGCAGCAACGCGTGGCCATCGCCCGCGCCCTGGTCAACCGGCCGCCGGTCATCCTGGCCGACGAGCCCACCGCACCCCTGGACAGCGAACGCGCCTTGGCCGTGATCCGCATCCTGAACCGCATGGCCGCGCAGTTCGAGACCGCCATCATCGTCGTCACCCACGACGAGAAGATCATCCCGACGTTCCGCCGGCTCTACCAGATCCGTGACGGGCGTACCCACGAGCAGGTCGGGGATGGGAGAGAGGTGTGA
- a CDS encoding CBS domain-containing protein: MADQCGLMDLTEEDVLDAMRSMQGYVDITPGTFREIYELAYDLALKRVRALGRADEIMSSPVHCLEKGMKAPEAAARMASLGVSGAPVLDGQGRVCGVVSEKDFLRRMGLPGTATFMAVVSTCLNTPGCMVADLRGLLVDDLMTSPPVVASRETPVSEISELFARHSINRLPICDGDGRPEGIVTRTDLVGAMCGR, from the coding sequence ATGGCCGATCAATGTGGACTTATGGATTTGACTGAAGAGGATGTTTTGGACGCCATGCGTTCCATGCAGGGTTACGTGGACATCACGCCCGGAACCTTTCGGGAGATATACGAGCTGGCGTACGACCTGGCCCTGAAGCGCGTCCGGGCCCTGGGCAGGGCGGACGAGATCATGTCCTCGCCCGTGCACTGTCTGGAGAAGGGCATGAAGGCCCCGGAAGCGGCCGCGCGCATGGCCAGCCTTGGCGTCAGCGGCGCGCCCGTGCTCGACGGCCAGGGGCGGGTCTGCGGCGTGGTTTCGGAAAAGGATTTCCTGCGCCGGATGGGGCTGCCAGGCACGGCCACCTTCATGGCCGTGGTCTCCACCTGCCTGAACACGCCGGGCTGCATGGTCGCGGACCTGCGCGGGCTCCTCGTGGACGACCTCATGACCAGCCCGCCCGTGGTCGCCTCCCGCGAGACGCCGGTGTCCGAGATATCGGAACTGTTCGCCAGGCATTCCATCAACCGTCTGCCCATCTGCGACGGCGACGGCCGCCCCGAGGGCATCGTGACCCGGACCGACCTCGTCGGCGCCATGTGCGGGAGGTAG
- a CDS encoding HPP family protein, translating to MEYFRKMRGTTQSPPRVGNAEVVWSWVGAFLGIALVGLIGAAFVDRLGQGLLIGSFGATAVLVYGAVRSPLAQPRNVLGGHVISALIGVCAFQLFGDAVWLAAAVAVSTAIAAMHVTKTLHPPGGATALIAVIGGDSVHGLGYMYALVPVGFGAAVLLAVAVLVNNIPKSRRYPEFWF from the coding sequence GTGGAATACTTCAGAAAAATGCGCGGCACGACCCAAAGCCCGCCGCGGGTCGGGAATGCCGAGGTGGTCTGGTCCTGGGTCGGGGCCTTTCTGGGCATCGCCCTGGTGGGGCTCATCGGCGCGGCCTTCGTCGACAGGCTGGGCCAGGGCCTCCTGATCGGCTCCTTCGGCGCCACGGCCGTCCTCGTCTACGGCGCCGTGCGCAGCCCCCTGGCCCAGCCGAGAAATGTGCTCGGGGGGCATGTCATCTCCGCCCTGATCGGTGTGTGCGCATTCCAGCTCTTCGGGGACGCCGTCTGGCTGGCCGCGGCCGTGGCGGTCTCCACGGCCATCGCGGCCATGCACGTGACCAAGACCCTGCACCCGCCCGGAGGGGCTACGGCGCTCATTGCCGTCATCGGCGGCGACTCGGTGCACGGCCTGGGCTATATGTACGCCCTCGTGCCCGTGGGCTTCGGGGCGGCGGTGCTCCTGGCCGTGGCCGTGCTCGTCAACAACATCCCCAAAAGCCGGCGCTACCCCGAGTTCTGGTTCTAG
- the hcp gene encoding hydroxylamine reductase, with protein MFCFQCQETAKNTGCTIKGVCGKPEETANLQDLLIFVLRGIAVYGERLKELGQPDRSNDDFVLQGLFATITNANWDDARFTAMIQEGLARRDKLRSAFLAAYKAKNGKDFSEPLPEAATWSAPSSAFAEKAKTVGIMATENEDVRSLREFLIIGLKGIAAYAEHAAVLGFRKAEIDDFMLEALASTTKNLSVDEMVGLVMKAGQVAVTTMALLDEANTSTYGHPEITHVNIGVGANPGILISGHDLKDMEELLKQTDGTGVDVYTHGEMLPANYYPAFKKFKHFIGNYGGSWWHQNPEFEAFNGPILLTTNCLVPLKKENTYLGRLYTTGVVGYEGATHIPDRPAGGAKDFSGLIAQAKKCAPPTELEKGTIVGGFAHHQVMALADKVVEAVKSGAIKRFVVMAGCDGRQKSREYFTQVAEALPKDTVILTAGCAKYRYNKLNLGDIGGIPRVLDAGQCNDSYSLAVIALKLKEVFGLDDINKLPVSYDIAWYEQKAVAVLLALLFLGVKGIRLGPTLPGFLSPNVAKVVIEKFDLKPTGTVQDDIAAMMAGK; from the coding sequence ATGTTCTGTTTTCAGTGTCAGGAAACGGCCAAGAATACCGGCTGCACCATCAAGGGCGTGTGCGGAAAACCGGAGGAGACGGCCAACCTGCAAGATCTTCTGATTTTCGTGCTGCGCGGCATCGCCGTGTACGGGGAACGCCTGAAAGAACTGGGGCAGCCCGACCGCTCCAATGACGACTTCGTCCTGCAGGGCCTCTTTGCCACCATCACCAACGCCAACTGGGACGACGCGCGCTTCACGGCCATGATCCAGGAGGGCCTGGCCCGCCGCGACAAGCTCAGAAGCGCCTTCCTGGCCGCCTACAAGGCCAAGAACGGCAAGGACTTCAGTGAACCCCTGCCCGAGGCCGCCACGTGGAGCGCGCCTTCGTCGGCCTTTGCCGAAAAGGCCAAAACCGTCGGCATCATGGCCACGGAGAACGAGGATGTGCGCTCTCTGCGCGAGTTCCTGATCATCGGCCTGAAGGGCATCGCCGCCTACGCCGAGCACGCCGCGGTGCTGGGCTTCCGCAAGGCCGAGATCGACGACTTCATGCTGGAGGCCCTGGCCTCGACCACCAAGAACCTGTCCGTGGACGAGATGGTCGGCCTGGTCATGAAGGCCGGACAGGTGGCGGTCACGACCATGGCCCTGCTGGACGAGGCCAATACGAGCACCTACGGCCACCCCGAGATCACCCATGTCAATATCGGCGTGGGCGCGAACCCGGGCATCCTCATCAGCGGCCATGACTTGAAGGACATGGAGGAACTGCTCAAGCAGACCGATGGCACGGGCGTGGACGTCTACACCCACGGCGAGATGCTCCCGGCCAACTACTACCCGGCCTTCAAGAAGTTCAAGCACTTCATCGGCAACTACGGAGGGTCCTGGTGGCACCAGAACCCCGAGTTCGAGGCCTTCAATGGTCCCATCCTGCTGACCACCAACTGCCTGGTGCCGCTGAAGAAGGAAAACACGTACCTCGGCCGCCTCTACACCACGGGCGTGGTCGGCTACGAGGGCGCCACGCACATCCCGGACCGCCCGGCCGGCGGGGCCAAGGACTTCTCAGGCCTTATCGCCCAGGCCAAGAAATGCGCGCCGCCCACGGAACTGGAAAAGGGCACCATCGTCGGCGGCTTCGCCCACCATCAGGTCATGGCCCTGGCCGACAAGGTGGTGGAGGCCGTCAAGTCCGGCGCCATCAAGCGCTTCGTGGTCATGGCCGGCTGCGACGGCCGCCAGAAGTCCCGCGAGTACTTCACCCAGGTGGCGGAGGCCCTGCCCAAGGATACAGTCATCCTTACGGCCGGGTGCGCCAAGTACCGCTACAACAAGCTGAACCTCGGCGACATCGGCGGCATCCCGCGCGTGCTGGACGCCGGCCAGTGCAACGATTCCTACTCCCTGGCCGTCATTGCCCTGAAGCTCAAGGAGGTCTTCGGCCTGGACGACATCAACAAGCTGCCCGTGTCCTACGACATCGCCTGGTACGAGCAGAAGGCCGTGGCCGTGCTCCTGGCCCTGCTGTTCCTCGGCGTGAAGGGCATCCGCCTCGGGCCCACGCTGCCGGGCTTCCTGTCCCCGAACGTGGCCAAGGTCGTCATCGAGAAGTTCGACCTCAAGCCCACCGGCACGGTGCAGGACGACATCGCGGCCATGATGGCCGGGAAATAG
- a CDS encoding sigma-54-dependent transcriptional regulator, protein MDILKILIVDDETNIRKTLAYCLAAEGHTVVAVSNPADAMEESRRLVFDMAFLDLKLGEESGMDLIPALLADSPWIKIVVITAFASIESVVEAMRRGATDYLSKPFSPDQVKLAAGRIARIRELEIQIAALKENMQRLGPEDRLQSANVGMQRVMELARKAAPSDAIVLLQGESGTGKTVFARAIHAWSSRAAKPMAVVACPAIPSELLESELFGHAKGAFTGAMRDNPGRIAACEGGTLFLDEVGDLAPGVQAKLLRFIQDKEYERLGESASRKADVRIIAATNVDLQKRVAEGRFREDLFYRLNVISLTVPPLRSRPEDILPLAMDFLAYFGRANRKRILGFTDEAQLALASHPWPGNVRELRNAVERGVILSCGEMIGRADLPDSVVPADTAPKIGDPVPLAAIEELHIRRVLAASASLQAAADALGIDQATLWRRRKAYGI, encoded by the coding sequence ATGGACATCCTCAAGATCCTCATCGTCGACGACGAAACCAACATCCGCAAGACCCTGGCCTACTGCCTGGCCGCCGAGGGGCACACGGTCGTGGCCGTGAGCAACCCGGCCGACGCCATGGAAGAGAGCCGCAGGCTCGTCTTCGACATGGCCTTTCTCGACCTCAAGCTCGGGGAGGAGAGCGGCATGGACCTCATCCCCGCTCTGCTGGCCGACTCGCCCTGGATCAAGATCGTGGTCATCACGGCCTTCGCCTCCATCGAGAGCGTGGTCGAGGCCATGCGCCGCGGCGCGACGGACTATCTCTCCAAGCCCTTCTCGCCCGACCAGGTCAAGCTCGCGGCTGGGCGCATCGCCCGCATCCGTGAGCTGGAGATCCAGATCGCGGCCCTCAAGGAAAACATGCAACGTCTGGGCCCCGAGGACAGGCTGCAGAGCGCCAACGTCGGCATGCAGCGGGTCATGGAGTTGGCCAGGAAAGCGGCGCCCTCCGACGCCATCGTCCTGCTGCAGGGCGAGAGCGGCACGGGCAAGACCGTCTTCGCCCGGGCCATCCACGCCTGGAGCTCCAGGGCGGCAAAGCCCATGGCCGTGGTCGCCTGTCCGGCCATCCCCTCGGAGCTGCTGGAGAGCGAACTCTTCGGCCACGCCAAGGGCGCCTTCACCGGGGCCATGCGCGACAATCCGGGGCGCATCGCGGCCTGCGAGGGGGGCACCCTGTTCCTGGACGAGGTCGGCGACCTGGCCCCCGGCGTGCAGGCCAAGCTGCTGCGCTTCATCCAGGACAAGGAGTACGAGCGCCTGGGCGAGTCCGCGTCGCGCAAGGCCGACGTGCGCATCATCGCCGCGACCAACGTCGACCTGCAGAAGCGCGTGGCCGAGGGCCGCTTCCGCGAGGACCTCTTCTACCGCCTCAACGTTATCAGCCTGACCGTTCCGCCTCTGCGCAGCCGCCCCGAGGACATCCTGCCCCTGGCCATGGATTTCCTGGCCTACTTCGGCCGCGCCAACCGCAAGCGCATCCTGGGTTTCACCGACGAGGCGCAGCTCGCCCTGGCCAGCCACCCCTGGCCCGGCAACGTCCGCGAACTGCGCAACGCCGTGGAGCGGGGCGTGATCCTGAGCTGCGGCGAGATGATCGGCAGGGCCGATCTGCCGGACAGCGTCGTCCCCGCCGACACCGCCCCGAAGATCGGCGATCCCGTCCCCCTGGCGGCCATCGAGGAACTGCACATCCGCAGGGTCCTGGCCGCTTCGGCCTCCCTGCAGGCCGCCGCCGACGCACTGGGCATCGACCAGGCCACCCTGTGGCGTAGGCGCAAGGCCTACGGCATCTGA
- a CDS encoding sensor histidine kinase: protein MTLKKKILLGYGLSFAFMGLVVILAVVNLISLGRATEAILSENYRSILAAENMVDTIERQDSAILLMLLGQGGGAELFRSNEAAFLEWLAKARDNVTVGGEGELLQGIERDYAAYRRAFEVLAATLPDHGASEAAGYLRDVSPLFTRVRDACVRLRLLNEEAMYGASLRAGEVARSAIWSTSLVAAVSLGVALVFSMVLADRIVRPISRFMEASRHISDGDYAVQVPVGGSDELSHLAGEFNRMATQVGRYHAMNIEQIIAEKDKSEAVLASIEDSLVIFDTQLRVTGINPAARRLFGTDFAGPGDVHCADIVPDARVCDLVRATVRTGQPPAMPDEERILVFKGEGRAAHHLFSVTAIGSGKNLSGAVLLLRDITRLKQVEQLKNDFVMAASHELRTPLTSIGMSVDLLLEHAAGSLTEKDRELLVAAHEEVGRMKSLVSDLLDLSRIEAGRIEMEFEPVPVETLFSHVQSVFRSQMDLKDISFLREIDGDEPSVRADANKIAWVLSNLVSNALRYVGRGGRIALRANDDGSWVRLAVADDGPGIPQEYQSRIFQKFVQVGDRESEGSGLGLAICKEIVRAHGGTIWVESEPGRGSTFVFTLPKVFREP from the coding sequence ATGACGCTCAAAAAAAAGATTCTGCTCGGCTACGGCCTTTCCTTCGCCTTCATGGGCCTCGTCGTCATTCTGGCCGTGGTCAACCTGATTTCCCTGGGCAGGGCCACCGAGGCCATCCTGAGCGAGAACTACCGCAGCATCCTGGCCGCGGAGAACATGGTCGACACCATCGAGCGCCAGGACAGCGCCATCCTTCTGATGCTCCTGGGGCAGGGCGGCGGTGCGGAACTCTTTCGCAGCAACGAGGCGGCGTTTCTCGAATGGCTGGCCAAGGCCAGGGACAATGTCACCGTCGGCGGTGAGGGAGAGCTGCTGCAAGGCATCGAGCGCGACTACGCGGCCTACCGCAGGGCCTTCGAAGTTCTGGCGGCAACGCTCCCCGATCACGGCGCGTCCGAGGCGGCGGGCTACCTGCGCGACGTCTCGCCGCTGTTCACGCGGGTCCGGGACGCCTGCGTCAGGCTGCGCCTCCTCAACGAGGAGGCCATGTACGGCGCAAGCCTCAGGGCGGGCGAGGTCGCGCGCAGCGCCATCTGGTCCACGTCCCTCGTGGCCGCGGTGTCCCTGGGCGTGGCCCTGGTGTTCAGCATGGTCCTGGCGGACCGCATCGTGCGGCCCATCAGCCGGTTCATGGAGGCCTCGCGGCATATTTCGGACGGGGACTACGCGGTGCAGGTCCCGGTCGGTGGGTCCGACGAGCTGAGCCATCTGGCCGGCGAGTTCAACCGCATGGCGACCCAGGTGGGGCGTTACCATGCCATGAACATCGAGCAGATCATCGCGGAGAAGGACAAGAGCGAGGCCGTGCTGGCCAGCATCGAGGATTCGCTCGTGATTTTCGACACGCAGCTGCGGGTCACGGGCATCAACCCGGCGGCGCGGCGTCTCTTCGGGACGGATTTCGCCGGACCCGGCGACGTGCATTGCGCCGACATCGTCCCGGACGCCAGGGTCTGCGACCTCGTCCGGGCCACGGTGCGCACGGGGCAGCCGCCGGCCATGCCGGACGAGGAGCGCATTCTGGTCTTCAAGGGCGAAGGCCGCGCCGCGCACCACCTCTTCTCCGTGACGGCCATCGGCAGCGGGAAGAACCTGTCCGGGGCGGTTCTGCTGCTGCGGGACATCACCCGGCTGAAGCAGGTCGAGCAGCTCAAGAACGACTTCGTCATGGCGGCGTCCCATGAACTGCGTACGCCCCTGACGAGCATCGGCATGAGTGTGGACCTGCTCCTCGAACATGCCGCGGGCAGCCTGACCGAGAAGGACCGGGAACTGCTGGTCGCGGCACACGAGGAGGTGGGGCGCATGAAGTCGCTGGTCAGCGACCTGCTGGACCTGTCCAGGATCGAGGCCGGCAGGATCGAGATGGAGTTCGAGCCGGTGCCGGTGGAGACGCTCTTTTCGCACGTGCAGTCGGTCTTCAGGAGCCAGATGGACTTGAAGGACATTTCCTTCCTTCGGGAGATCGACGGGGATGAGCCGTCGGTCCGGGCCGATGCGAACAAGATCGCCTGGGTGCTCAGCAACCTGGTCTCCAACGCCCTGCGCTACGTCGGCCGGGGCGGGCGCATCGCGCTGCGGGCCAACGATGACGGGTCCTGGGTCCGCCTGGCCGTGGCCGACGACGGGCCGGGCATCCCGCAGGAGTACCAGTCCAGGATATTTCAGAAATTCGTGCAGGTCGGGGACAGGGAGAGCGAGGGCTCGGGCCTGGGGCTTGCGATCTGCAAGGAGATCGTGCGCGCCCATGGCGGCACGATCTGGGTCGAATCGGAACCGGGGAGGGGGAGCACGTTCGTCTTCACCTTGCCCAAGGTGTTCAGGGAGCCGTAA